One genomic segment of Deinococcus terrestris includes these proteins:
- a CDS encoding GGDEF domain-containing protein — protein MSPRPLGPADLPERIARVYFRLLVPLVAAAVLWIISALTGSVHPLVALFSGTLAMFALLHLLRPGWSEGLRLAFAVSVLVFVAVLGLEPQRLGVRAPYHELIVHLLLLLIPLNVLIWHLLFSDRPRRARALVLALTAAGTLAATRWEDVATTHLTTSALLLAVSLVTHFFAGAVVILQRRMREEERLARQDALTGLGNRLAFTELCAQWPQTVPSGVLAVLDIDHFKVVNDRWGHEAGDRVLQGVATVLREVLGGSVPLFRWGGEEFVVCLPGRSAHEAARLLEGVRAGIAGHTFGEGQQVTLSVGLCAYGLQQGLAHAFSQADAALRQAKDSGRDRLVMAPAA, from the coding sequence ATGTCTCCTCGTCCCCTGGGACCGGCCGACCTGCCCGAGCGAATCGCGCGGGTCTATTTCCGGTTGCTGGTGCCGTTGGTGGCGGCGGCGGTGCTGTGGATCATCTCGGCGCTGACGGGGAGCGTTCACCCGCTCGTGGCGCTGTTCTCGGGCACGCTGGCGATGTTCGCGCTGCTGCACCTGCTGCGCCCTGGCTGGAGCGAGGGGCTGCGGCTGGCCTTCGCCGTCAGCGTGCTGGTGTTTGTAGCGGTCCTGGGCCTGGAACCGCAGCGGCTTGGTGTCCGGGCCCCGTACCACGAGCTGATTGTTCACCTGTTGCTGCTGCTGATTCCGCTGAACGTGCTGATCTGGCACCTGCTGTTCAGCGACCGGCCCCGGCGGGCGCGAGCGCTGGTGCTGGCCCTGACGGCGGCGGGCACCCTCGCGGCGACCCGCTGGGAGGACGTGGCGACCACACACCTGACGACCTCGGCGCTGCTGCTGGCGGTCAGCCTCGTCACGCACTTTTTCGCGGGAGCGGTCGTGATCTTGCAACGCCGCATGCGCGAGGAAGAGCGCCTTGCCCGGCAAGACGCCCTCACCGGCCTGGGCAACCGTCTGGCCTTCACCGAACTGTGCGCCCAATGGCCCCAGACAGTCCCCTCCGGCGTGCTCGCGGTGCTGGACATCGACCATTTCAAGGTGGTCAACGACCGCTGGGGCCACGAGGCCGGGGACCGGGTGTTGCAGGGCGTGGCGACCGTACTGCGCGAGGTACTGGGCGGCAGTGTGCCCCTCTTCCGCTGGGGCGGCGAGGAATTCGTGGTGTGCCTGCCGGGCCGCTCGGCCCACGAGGCCGCGCGGCTGCTCGAGGGCGTGCGGGCAGGCATCGCCGGGCATACCTTCGGGGAGGGCCAGCAGGTCACCCTCAGCGTGGGCCTGTGCGCCTACGGCCTGCAGCAGGGCCTCGCCCACGCCTTTTCCCAGGCTGACGCCGCCCTGCGGCAGGCCAAGGACAGCGGGCGCGACCGGCTGGTGATGGCCCCGGCGGCGTAA
- a CDS encoding ATP-binding protein gives MENRPRTLGELLQTPEYAGRSPFDGRARTVQDEVRENLTRKLRRGEELFPGVVGYDDTVIPQLVNALLARQNFILLGLRGQAKSRILRAITGLLDEVVPVIDGVDMPDDPINPIGAEGRHLLEVHGHDLPIRWLPRDARYVEKLATPDVTVADLIGDVDPIKAARLGTSLGDTRSMHFGLLPRANRGIFAVNELADLAPKVQVALFNILQEGDVQIKGYPIRLELDVMLVFSANPEDYTARGKIVTPLKDRIGSEIRTHYPSDVRLGMDITAQEAVRAEGVTVPGFISELIEEIAFQAREDGRVDKMSGVSQRLPISLMELAAANAERRALVSGDSPVVRVSDVYAGLPAITGKLELEYEGELKGADQVARDVIRKAAGAVFARHYGSADTRELEKWFEDGNVFRFPQGGDAASALKAAKDVPGLTDLAAQVASSPDDSVRASATEFVLEGLYGRKKLSRAEETYAAPEPEVRRERGGRWN, from the coding sequence CGAGGTCCGCGAGAACCTGACCCGCAAGCTCAGACGCGGCGAGGAGCTGTTTCCCGGCGTGGTGGGCTACGACGACACCGTTATCCCGCAACTCGTGAACGCGCTGCTGGCGCGGCAGAACTTCATCCTGCTGGGGCTGCGCGGGCAGGCAAAGAGCCGCATCCTGCGGGCGATCACCGGACTCCTCGACGAGGTGGTGCCCGTCATTGACGGGGTGGATATGCCCGACGATCCCATCAACCCCATCGGCGCGGAGGGGCGGCACCTGCTCGAAGTCCACGGGCACGACCTGCCCATCCGCTGGCTGCCGCGTGACGCCCGCTACGTGGAAAAGCTCGCCACCCCCGACGTGACGGTTGCCGACCTGATCGGGGACGTGGACCCCATCAAGGCCGCCCGCCTGGGCACCAGCCTCGGCGACACGCGCTCCATGCACTTCGGGTTGTTGCCGCGTGCCAACCGGGGCATTTTCGCGGTGAACGAGCTGGCCGACCTCGCGCCCAAGGTGCAGGTGGCCCTGTTCAACATCCTTCAGGAGGGTGATGTCCAGATCAAGGGCTACCCCATCCGGCTGGAACTCGACGTGATGCTGGTCTTCTCGGCCAACCCTGAGGACTACACGGCGCGGGGCAAGATCGTCACGCCCCTCAAAGACCGCATCGGCTCGGAAATCCGCACCCACTACCCCAGCGACGTGCGGCTCGGGATGGACATCACCGCGCAGGAGGCGGTGCGGGCCGAGGGCGTCACCGTGCCCGGCTTCATCTCGGAACTGATCGAGGAAATCGCCTTCCAGGCCCGCGAGGACGGTCGGGTGGACAAGATGAGCGGCGTATCGCAGCGTCTCCCCATCAGCCTGATGGAGCTCGCGGCGGCCAACGCCGAGCGCCGGGCGCTGGTGTCCGGCGACTCCCCGGTCGTGCGCGTCTCGGACGTGTACGCGGGCCTTCCGGCAATCACCGGCAAGCTGGAACTGGAGTACGAGGGCGAACTTAAGGGGGCCGATCAGGTCGCCCGCGACGTGATTCGCAAGGCCGCGGGGGCCGTGTTCGCCCGGCACTACGGCAGCGCGGACACCCGCGAGCTGGAAAAGTGGTTCGAGGACGGCAACGTCTTCCGCTTTCCGCAGGGCGGAGACGCGGCGAGCGCCCTGAAGGCGGCGAAGGACGTGCCCGGCCTGACCGACCTCGCCGCGCAGGTGGCGAGCAGCCCCGACGACTCGGTTCGGGCGAGCGCGACCGAGTTCGTGCTGGAGGGGCTGTACGGCCGCAAGAAGCTCAGCCGCGCCGAGGAAACCTACGCCGCCCCCGAGCCGGAAGTGCGCCGGGAGCGGGGCGGGCGCTGGAACTGA